In one window of Nerophis ophidion isolate RoL-2023_Sa linkage group LG05, RoL_Noph_v1.0, whole genome shotgun sequence DNA:
- the gjd2b gene encoding gap junction protein delta 2b, protein MGEWTILERLLEAAVQQHSTMIGRILLTVVVIFRILIVAIVGETVYNDEQAMFVCNTLQPGCNQACYDKAFPISHIRYWVFQIIMVCCPSLCFITYSVHQSAKQKERRYSSVFLSLDKEQDSTKTDDSKKIKNTIVNGVLQNSENCNKETEPDCLEVKEIPNSVLRTTKSKMRRQEGISRFYIIQVVFRNALEIGFLVGQYFLYGFNVPAVYECDRYPCIKDVECYVSRPTEKTVFLVFMFAVSGICVVFNLAELNHLGWRKIKAAVRGVRARRKSIYEIRNRDLPRMSMPNFGRTQSSDSAYV, encoded by the coding sequence GATCCTGCTCACTGTGGTGGTGATTTTCCGCATTTTAATTGTGGCCATAGTCGGAGAAACGGTATACAATGACGAACAGGCCATGTTCGTATGTAACACTCTACAGCCTGGCTGTAACCAGGCCTGTTACGACAAAGCCTTCCCCATCTCCCACATCAGGTACTGGGTGTTCCAGATCATTATGGTCTGCTGCCCCAGCCTCTGCTTCATCACCtattctgtccatcagtctgccAAGCAGAAGGAGCGACGCTACTCCTCAGTGTTCCTCTCGCTGGACAAGGAACAAGACTCGACCAAGACAGACGACAGCAAGAAGATCAAGAACACCATTGTGAATGGCGTCCTGCAGAATTCCGAGAACTGCAACAAGGAGACGGAGCCCGATTGCCTCGAGGTCAAGGAAATTCCCAACTCAGTCCTGCGAACTACCAAGTCAAAAATGAGGAGACAAGAAGGCATATCCAGGTTCTACATCATCCAGGTGGTGTTCAGAAATGCACTGGAGATCGGCTTCTTGGTGGGCCAATATTTCCTGTACGGATTCAACGTCCCTGCAGTGTACGAATGTGACCGATACCCTTGCATAAAAGACGTTGAGTGCTATGTCTCGAGACCTACAGAGAAAACTGTGTTCTTGGTCTTCATGTTCGCAGTCAGTGGTATTTGTGTAGTGTTCAACTTAGCAGAGCTCAACCATCTGGGCTGGAGGAAAATCAAAGCTGCAGTTCGAGGCGTGCGAGCAAGGAGGAAGTCCATTTATGAGATCCGGAACAGAGACCTGCCTCGGATGAGTATGCCCAACTTTGGACGTACTCAATCCAGTGACTCTgcatatgtgtaa